A window from Scheffersomyces stipitis CBS 6054 chromosome 7, complete sequence encodes these proteins:
- a CDS encoding predicted protein (go_function RNA polymerase II transcription mediator activity~go_component mediator complex~go_process regulation of transcription), translated as SVPTRWEIELEFVQSLSNIQYLNHLAQQGYLNDENFINYIKYLNYWKEPQYARYLVYPNCLHILTLLQDEQFRSNIVNPDFMNSLMNDMVQRWQNND; from the coding sequence TCAGTGCCCACGAGATGGGAAATAGAGCTCGAGTTTGTTCAGTCGCTCAGCAACATCCAGTACTTAAATCATTTAGCACAACAGGGTTATTTGAACGATGAAaacttcatcaactacATAAAGTATCTTAACTATTGGAAGGAACCGCAATACGCTCGATACTTGGTATATCCAAACTGCTTGCACATACTAAcgcttcttcaagatgagCAATTCCGTAGCAATATCGTCAATCCTGACTTCATGAATAGTCTTATGAATGATATGGTGCAAAGATGGCAGAATAACGAC
- the AXL2 gene encoding polarity establishment/cellular polarization (involved in polarity establishment/cellular polarization during budding), which yields MLFILVFLMAIASAQIEVGFPFNEQLPNVARIDTAYSFTMANITYKSDNFGVISYQATGLPSWLSFDSDSRTFTGTPSKDDVQEFEIHLFGTDSSDGSTINNTYSMIVSNDTGLHLSSNDVMFTEIAKYGDTNGNDGLVVREGQEFNISFEKSVFESYSTSKRPIVAYYGRSADRSSLPNWIDFDSDSLTFSGIVPHVVSDIAPSFEYGFSFIGSDYVGFAGAEGIFKLIVGAHSLSTSLNESIKVNGTLNHDFDISIPIFSSVFLDGSLISAENISSVDSTDLPSWIHLDTDHYTLTGNFPGDATFDNFTINVKDVFQNEVELPYSFNAIGSVFTLSTLPNVNATRGQFFEYHLMNSYFTDFNSTDVSVKFDSSNSWLTFHEDNNTFTGQVPKDLQKINVDVSASSDYDSEDKSFDIVGIDSKTSSTSSSSSATATSSSSSSPTSSPSSSSTPVKSKASTNHKALAIGLGVGIPAFLLLVAALILFCCCIKRRKERKQDPRKDMEKDAAVPELTGPGFGNTYDNDSQKGRKLAAANARKLDNTKPYDYDDDIHSTSSSITHVESNGSAARYVDAIELPVKSWRARDNSDDKQNRNSEVSLSTVNTEQLFSVRLVDDQSARNSQQSSFVARQLLSSTSLHEVMRRDSSTNLQRLDSDGNIVDSATSSNASTPSPWKTVPKSGSILAILPEENSREYTNSVRNATDTSTVYLSADHSTNSNNSNSHTSRHDFSESSISNLLSKFNESPSGSERDLSQYQHEDSAYLDEFKAVKTSNGDFQWSSDRTDRSSEDNTDLMHKTASNFNLSHDDLAIATKTLPMRHSNLSTISIESGNSDQMLLNHDGSPQIPKRSRSRTSKAKLVNFTRKGSLRESSYEPDIKFHEESAQVHSNDSD from the coding sequence ATGCTATTCATCTTGGTTTTCTTGATGGCGATAGCCTCGGCACAGATCGAAGTGGGGTTCCCCTTCAACGAACAGTTGCCTAATGTCGCCCGTATTGACACGGCCTACTCCTTTACCATGGCCAATATCACCTACAAATCCGATAACTTCGGCGTAATCTCGTACCAGGCCACAGGGCTTCCTCTGTGGTTGAGCTTTGACTCTGACTCCAGAACATTCACCGGAACTCCCTCCAAGGACGACGTGCAAGAGTTTGAAATCCATTTGTTCGGAACTGACTCGTCAGACGGTTCTACTATCAACAACACCTACTCTATGATAGTTTCCAACGATACAGGCTTACACTTATCCTCTAATGATGTCATGTTTACTGAAATTGCCAAATACGGAGACACCAACGGTAATGACGGCTTGGTTGTCAGAGAGGGCCAGGAGTTCAACATCAGCTTCGAAAAGTCGGTTTTCGAATCTTACTCAACATCCAAAAGACCTATCGTTGCCTACTATGGTAGGTCAGCGGACAGAAGCTCCTTGCCAAACTGGATCGATTTCGACTCCGACAGCTTAACATTCTCAGGAATAGTTCCTCACGTTGTTTCAGATATTGCTCCTTCGTTTGAGTATGGCTTCAGCTTCATTGGCTCCGACTATGTAGGATTTGCTGGAGCTGAAGgtatcttcaagttgattgtTGGAGCCCATCTGTTGAGCACTTCGTTGAATGAGTCAATCAAGGTCAATGGTACTTTGAATCACGACTTCGACATCCTGATTCcaatcttctcttctgttttcttgGACGGATCACTTATCTCGGCCGAAAACATCTCCTCTGTTGATTCAACCGACTTACCCTCTTGGATTCATCTTGACACCGACCATTACACTTTGACAGGTAACTTCCCTGGGGATGCTACTTTTGACAACTTCACCATAAACGTCAAAGACGTGTTCCAGAACGAGGTTGAATTGCCTTACTCTTTCAACGCCATTGGCTCAGTGTTCACTCTCAGCACTCTCCCCAACGTCAATGCTACCCGTGGACAGTTCTTTGAATACCACTTGATGAACTCATACTTCACTGATTTCAACCTGACCGACGTCTCTGTCAAGTTCGACTCTTCCAACAGCTGGCTTACTTTCCATGAAGATAACAATACCTTCACCGGTCAAGTCCCCAAGGATTTGCAGAAGATCAATGTCGATGTGTCTGCTTCTTCCGATTACGATCTGGAAGATAAGAGCTTTGACATTGTTGGAATCGACAGCAAGACATCCTCcacttcctcttcctcttccgCTACCGCGACTTCTTCTAGCTCctcttctccaacttccTCTccctcttcctcttctacTCCTGTAAAGTCCAAGGCTTCCACGAACCACAAGGCACTTGCAATTGGTCTTGGAGTGGGTATTCCTGCCTTCTTGCTTCTTGTCGCTGCCCtcattctcttctgctgctgtatcaagagaagaaaagaaagaaagcaagACCCAAGAAAGGACATGGAAAAGGATGCTGCTGTTCCCGAATTGACCGGCCCAGGCTTCGGCAACACCTACGACAACGATTCCCAGAAAGGTAGAAAGTTGGCTGCTGCTAATGCCAGAAAGTTGGACAATACCAAACCTTACGACTACGACGACGACATCCACAGtacttcatcttccatcACCCATGTGGAATCCAACGGCTCTGCTGCTAGATATGTAGATGCCATCGAGTTACCAGTCAAGTCATGGAGAGCAAGAGACAATTCTGACGACAAGCAGAATAGAAATTCAGAAGTTTCCTTGAGCACAGTCAACACAGAACAGTTGTTCTCAGTAAGACTTGTGGACGACCAGTCAGCCAGAAACTCTCagcaatcttcttttgtcGCCCGTCAACTTTTAAGTAGCACTTCCTTGCATGAAGTCATGAGAAGAGACTCTTCTACCAATCTCCAAAGATTGGACAGTGATGGAAACATCGTTGACTCTGCAACCTCCAGCAATGCATCAACGCCTAGTCCCTGGAAGACGGTCCCCAAATCAGGCTCGATTCTTGCTATTCTCCCTGAAGAAAACTCCAGGGAGTACACCAACTCTGTGAGAAATGCAACGGATACCTCGACCGTTTATCTCAGTGCAGACCACAGCACCAATAGTAATAATAGCAACAGCCACACAAGCAGGCACGATTTCTCGGAGTCAAGTATATCGAATTTGTTGTCTAAGTTCAACGAGTCTCCTTCAGGAAGCGAAAGAGATTTATCGCAATACCAACATGAAGACTCTGCGTACCTTGATGAATTCAAGGCTGTCAAGACTTCTAACGGAGACTTCCAGTGGCTGTCTGACCGTACTGACCGCAGCAGTGAAGATAATACCGACTTGATGCACAAGACTGCATcgaacttcaacttgagtCATGATGACTTGGCTATTGCAACTAAGACGTTGCCCATGAGACACTCCAATTTATCTACCATTTCGATAGAATCTGGCAACTCTGATCAGATGTTGCTCAACCACGATGGTAGTCCTCAGATCCCCAAGCGTTCCAGATCGCGCACTAGCAAGGCGAAATTGGTTAACTTCACCAGAAAGGGCAGTTTGAGAGAGTCATCGTATGAACCTGATATCAAATTCCATGAGGAGTCAGCGCAGGTTCACAGCAATGACAGCGACTAG
- a CDS encoding predicted protein, with protein MPSEVSSVYDRHFRFIEMFFRQIQQRFKMSPSEFLFVISFLVNFVIGKIVHSLSPDEEVYNYYTNKKNVLNQVFVKNGWFWTTANIVLFYGIVLYKEKSSAIRINIAKGAVIRYVLATVWWIFFTQWFFGLPIMDKVFVYTGGSCVIEKETHPGQSRFLHLFEAAGEEVGNKLSSTSITSYHCRRIKGSWEGGHDPSGHVFLLIHSSLYLFLEVSPYWVSYSHFKASLSKLRKEVVKPVSLGEKFSSFIKYSVANPPIVVAKLITLWWFMLLMTNIYFHSLGEKLVGLVFGYIGVVGIYYVPRIVEKQKQQ; from the coding sequence ATGCCGTCGGAGGTGTCTTCCGTATACGACCGTCATTTCCGATTCATCGAGATGTTTTTCCGCCAGATCCAGCAGCGTTTCAAAATGAGTCCATCTGAGTTTTTGTTCGTGATCTCATTTTTAGTGAACTTTGTAATAGGAAAAATAGTACATTCGTTGTCaccagatgaagaagtgtACAACTACTACACGAATAAGAAGAACGTGCTCAACCAGGTGTTTGTGAAAAACGGCTGGTTCTGGACCACAGCCAACATTGTCCTATTCTACGGGATAGTGTTGTataaagaaaagagcaGTGCCATTAGAATTAATATAGCCAAGGGTGCAGTAATCAGATACGTGTTGGCCACAGTGTGGTGGATCTTTTTTACCCAGTGGTTTTTTGGCTTGCCCATCATGGATAAGGTATTTGTATATACAGGCGGTAGTTGTGTGATAGAGAAAGAGACTCATCCTGGTCAGAGCCGTTTTCTCCATCTTTTCGAAGCAGCAGGCGAAGAGGTTGGCAACAAGTtgagttcaacttctatTACTTCCTATCATTGCCGAAGGATCAAGGGATCCTGGGAAGGAGGACACGATCCCTCGGGACATGTATTCCTTTTGATTCATTCTTCGCTCTATTTGTTTTTGGAGGTGTCTCCATATTGGGTGTCTTATTCTCATTTCAAGGCTTCGTTGTCTAAGCTTCGTAAAGAGGTTGTTAAGCCTGTGAGTTtaggtgaaaaattcagtaGCTTTATAAAATATCTGGTTGCAAATCCACCGATTGTTGTCGCTAAGTTGATCACATTATGGTGGTTCATGTTGCTCATGACCAACATCTACTTCCATTCGCTTGGTGAGAAGTTGGTAGGGTTGGTGTTTGGGTACATTGGCGTAGTGGGAATTTACTATGTGCCACGGATTGTAGAGAAGCAGAAGCAGCAGTGA
- a CDS encoding predicted protein, translating into MFKVARIPRVSARLLPKCNSISVLRFNSNQTNFHRPDKAGSEDATEAADAAATLLAELRDKQTNPNKASWLEALREREKQKAEGKILDSYSYVTPVTTEIGEKTRGDSFTYLTLPFKDDKWLCDAYINAFGRLRAGQLFQDLDALAGRIAYRHCSPAEPVNVTASVDRIYMVKKVDEINNYNFVLAGSVSWTGRSSMEISVRGYAFEDSIPETITEETLPQENIFLTANFTFVARNPITHKSFAINRLLPVSEKEWMDYRRAESHNAKKKFAAKNAKVLEPTDEESRLIYDMWSSSQALKSADGPPQTGVAFMKDTKVSSTLFMQPQYRNRHSYMIFGGYLLRQTFELAYCAAADFASAGPRFVSLDSTTFKAPVPVGSVVSMDASVSYTEHIHKGPSDIDADSPFNFKLPATNKLSSNPEAFLSEPGTLIQVKVDTKIKLLDSSSKESGTFIYSFFVPKSSYKGKPGYSSVIPQTYSEMMTYIAGRRRAQDTANFVDTLPK; encoded by the coding sequence ATGTTCAAAGTGGCTAGAATTCCCAGAGTCTCAGCAAGGCTCTTACCCAAGTGCAACTCCATTTCGGTGCTTCGCTTCAACTCCAACCAAACCAATTTCCATCGTCCAGACAAGGCTGGTTCTGAGGACGCGACTGAGGCTGCTGATGCTGCTGCTACGCTTTTAGCAGAATTGAGAGACAAGCAGACCAACCCAAACAAAGCCTCATGGCTAGAAGCCTTGAGAGAACGCGAAAAACAGAAAGCTGAAGGTAAGATATTAGACAGTTACAGCTATGTAACTCCTGTGACCACTGAGATCGGCGAAAAGACCAGAGGAGACTCGTTCACTTACTTGACATTACCTTTTAAGGACGACAAGTGGCTTTGCGATGCTTATATCAACGCCTTTGGAAGATTGAGAGCTGGTCAGTTGTTCCAGGACTTGGATGCTTTGGCCGGGAGAATTGCTTACAGACACTGTTCTCCTGCAGAACCTGTTAATGTTACTGCTTCGGTCGATAGAATTTACATGGTGAAAAAGGTagatgaaatcaacaactacaacttcGTTTTGGCTGGTTCCGTTTCATGGACTGGAAGATCGTCTATGGAAATCAGCGTAAGAGGGTATGCTTTTGAAGACTCCATCCCGGAAACGATCACCGAAGAAACATTACCCCAGGAGaacatcttcttgactGCCAACTTCACGTTTGTAGCTCGTAATCCTATTACTCATAAGTCATTTGCTATCAACAGACTCTTGCCCGTTTCTGAAAAGGAATGGATGGACTATAGACGTGCTGAGTCGCACAATgctaagaagaagtttgcTGCCAAGAATGCTAAAGTCCTTGAGCctactgatgaagaatccAGATTGATCTACGATATGTGGAGTTCATCCCAGGCTTTAAAGAGTGCAGATGGCCCTCCACAAACAGGCGTGGCATTCATGAAAGACACCAAAGTCAGTTCGACTCTCTTCATGCAACCCCAGTACAGAAATAGACACTCGTATATGATTTTTGGTGGCTACTTGTTGAGACAAACTTTCGAGTTGGCTTATTGTGCTGCCGCTGATTTTGCTTCTGCTGGTCCCAGATTCGTTTCTTTGGACTCCACCACCTTCAAGGCACCAGTTCCTGTAGGCTCTGTAGTTTCTATGGATGCTTCTGTCTCCTATACGGAACATATCCACAAGGGTCCTTCTGACATTGATGCCGATTCTCCTTTCAACTTTAAATTGCCAGCTACAAACAAGCTTTCATCCAATCCTGAGGCTTTCTTGTCTGAGCCAGGAACGTTGATCCAAGTTAAAGTGGATACCAAGATCAAGCTTTTGGACTCTAGTTCTAAGGAATCAGGTACTTTCATCTACTCATTCTTCGTGCCCAAGTCTAGCTACAAGGGTAAACCAGGATACTCTTCTGTCATTCCCCAGACTTATTCTGAAATGATGACATACATTGCcggtagaagaagagctcAGGACACGGCTAATTTCGTCGACACCTTACCTAAGTAA
- the PDB1 gene encoding pyruvate dehydrogenase E1 component, beta subunit (PDH) (beta subunit of pyruvate dehydrogenase (PDH) (E1 beta)), whose protein sequence is MAPKLSQIAQTARLAASATRAHNIANVTGNTTRSVAQAGQYQALRMMDSRAASSSAVGSKTITVRDALNAGLAEELDKDDDVFLMGEEVAQYNGAYKVSRGLLDRFGERRVIDTPITEMGFTGLAVGAALHGLKPVLEFMTFNFAMQAIDQIVNSAAKTYYMSGGKQPCNITFRGPNGAAAGVGAQHSQCYAAWYGSIPGLKVVSPYSAEDYKGLIKAAIRDPNPVVFLENEIAYGETFDISEEALSTDFVLPIGKANVEREGTDLTFVSHSRSVKFCMEAAETLEKEYGVKAEVINLRSIKPLDVPTIVESVKKTNHLVTVEAGFPAFGVGSEICAQIMESEAFDYLDAPVERVTGCEVPTPYAKELEDFAFPDEPTVIRAAKKVLSL, encoded by the coding sequence ATGGCTCCCAAGTTATCCCAGATCGCCCAGACGGCCCGCTTGGCCGCTTCGGCCACTAGAGCCCACAACATCGCCAATGTGACTGGAAACACTACCAGATCCGTAGCCCAAGCTGGCCAGTACCAGGCATTGAGAATGATGGATTCGCGTGCCGCTTCGTCGTCGGCTGTAGGCTCAAAGACCATCACCGTCAGAGACGCCCTTAATGCCGGGCTTGCCGAGGAGTTGGACAAGGACGACGATGTCTTCCTCATGGGTGAAGAAGTGGCCCAATACAACGGTGCCTACAAGGTGTCACGTGGTTTGTTGGATCGTTTTGGTGAAAGACGTGTGATTGATACCCCTATCACTGAAATGGGTTTCACTGGTTTGGCTGTTGGAGCTGCCCTTCATGGTTTGAAGCCTGTGTTGGAGTTCATGACCTTCAACTTCGCTATGCAAGCTATCGATCAAATCGTTAACTCTGCCGCTAAGACCTATTACATGTCCGGAGGTAAACAACCGTGTAACATCACCTTCCGTGGTCCCAATGGTGCTGCTGCCGGTGTCGGTGCTCAACATTCGCAATGTTACGCTGCATGGTATGGATCTATTCCTGGTTTGAAGGTTGTTTCGCCCTACTCTGCCGAGGACTACAAGGGTTTGATCAAGGCTGCCATCAGAGACCCTAACCCAGTTGTGTTTTTGGAAAACGAAATCGCCTACGGTGAAACCTTCGATATCTCCGAGGAAGCTCTCTCCACAGACTTTGTTTTGCCTATCGGCAAGGCCAATGTCGAAAGAGAAGGAACTGACTTGACATTTGTATCGCATTCCAGATCTGTCAAGTTCTGTATGGAAGCCGCTGAAACCTTGGAGAAGGAATACGGCGTCAAGGCCGAAGTCATCAACTTGAGATCCATCAAGCCTTTGGATGTTCCTACCATTGTTGAGTCAGTCAAGAAGACTAACCACTTGGTCACTGTTGAAGCCGGATTCCCAGCCTTTGGTGTTGGTTCTGAAATCTGTGCCCAGATCATGGAATCCGAGGCTTTTGATTACTTGGATGCTCCAGTCGAAAGAGTCACTGGTTGCGAAGTTCCAACTCCATATGCtaaggaattggaagactttGCTTTCCCAGACGAACCTACCGTAATCAGAGCCGCCAAAAAGGTGTTATCTTTGTAA
- a CDS encoding predicted protein: protein MESGTTPTGSTRQVALERELAQLIRINSTVANLIETIKYTHSNIAKINESGNSTHTLLDQWVRILSQTNFTHDIINDRTWNGKEDQELEEEDDDLAQKEILEQQLLNQLSKLEAENSELSTKIETKEQEHEQARQRRNDILVQRKRELGLYTVSGRDATKRRR, encoded by the coding sequence ATGGAATCGGGCACAACTCCGACAGGATCAACGCGTCAGGTCGCGCTAGAAAGAGAACTAGCACAACTAATAAGGATAAATTCTACTGTAGCTAATCTCATTGAAACCATCAAATATACTCATTCCAATATAGCGAAGATCAACGAATCTGGAAATAGCACACATACATTGCTTGACCAATGGGTGCGGATACTTTCACAGACAAATTTCACTCATGATATCATCAACGACCGTACTTGGAAcggaaaagaagatcaggaattggaagaagaggatgacGATTTGGCACAGAAAGAAATCTTGGAGCAACAACTTTTGAACCAATTGTCcaaacttgaagctgaaaacTCTGAATTAAGCACAAAGATAGAAACGAAGGAACAAGAACACGAACAAGCACGTCAGAGACGTAATGACATTCTAGTACAGAGGAAGAGAGAGTTGGGGTTGTATACTGTATCTGGCAGAGATGCtaccaaaagaagaagatag
- the PYC2 gene encoding Acetyl-CoA transporter: MTASSLDNQLNYVHAAFDEENDGLLPISLQDLTNKHKEASTSKNSTFAPKNTSLPSSTKSASLLKVDRPAFFVLVLLYLLQGVPVGLAFGSIPFILKSKLSYSQVGIFSLAAYPYSLKLIWSPIVDAVYSPKLGRRRSWIIPIQTISGVTLIYLGSLIDGLMEDPQNCLPTITFCFFMLVFFCATQDIAVDGWALTCLSPESLSYASTAQTIGINTGYFSSFTIFLALSSPDFANRYLRKVPLDVGLFSLGSYLTFWGWMFLAVTALLWFVPEDPPHLAKRNQAKLSNEKIKTESVYNKDSKFKDLQNVYLAMFKVLKLPNVQTFVIILLISKFGFQVNEAATNLKLLEKGLSKEDLSITVLIDFPFEMVFGYYAGRWSTGKSPLKPWIFGFAGRLVAAALAQGIVYFFPEDGKISSFYFLLVILQHLLGSFMSTIQFVSLCAFHTKIADPAIGGTYMTTLNTLSNYGGTWPRLILLYLIDKLTIEECKVPSVTNSYYITDEDLRQQCKSSGGKLTVLRDGYYYTNTICVIIGIFTLLWVKRKTTYLQSLPNSAWRVNKD, from the coding sequence ATGACGGCGTCCTCACTTGATAACCAATTGAACTACGTCCATGCCGCGTTCGACGAGGAGAACGACGGGCTTCTCCCTATTTCTCTCCAGGATCTCACTAATAAGCATAAAGAGGCCAGCACCTCCAAGAACTCTACCTTTGCACCGAAAAACACCAGTCTCCCGAGTTCCACCAAGTCTGCCAGTTTGCTCAAGGTAGACAGACCGGCGTTTTTCGTATTGGTGCTCCTCTACTTGCTCCAGGGTGTGCCTGTAGGTTTGGCATTTGGCTCTATACCGTTTATCCTCAAGCTGAAATTGTCGTACTCACAAGTTGGAATCTTTTCGCTAGCAGCATATCCATACTCACTCAAGTTGATATGGTCCCCTATCGTTGATGCCGTGTATTCGCCCAAACTCGGTCGTAGACGTTCGTGGATCATCCCTATCCAGACGATTTCAGGTGTAACCTTGATCTACTTAGGACTGTTGATCGATGGCTTGATGGAAGATCCCCAGAACTGCTTGCCTACTATaactttttgtttcttcatgCTAGTTTTCTTCTGTGCCACTCAAGATATCGCCGTCGACGGCTGGGCACTCACCTGCTTGTCACCAGAGAGCCTTTCGTATGCTTCCACGGCTCAGACTATTGGAATCAATACGGGCTACTTCTCGTCCTTCACGATTTTCTTGGCTCTCAGTTCGCCTGATTTCGCTAACAGATACCTCAGAAAGGTACCTTTAGATGTAGGCTTGTTTTCCTTGGGGCTGTATTTGACTTTCTGGGGGTGGATGTTTTTGGCAGTGACAGCTTTGCTCTGGTTTGTACCTGAAGATCCTCCTCATTTGGCTAAGAGAAACCAggccaagttgtccaaCGAAAAGATTAAGACCGAGTCTGTCTATAATAAAGACAGTAAGTTCAAGGACTTACAAAACGTCTACTTGGCGATGTTCAAGGTGTTGAAATTGCCCAACGTCCAGACATTTGTCATTATCTTAttgatttccaagtttggATTCCAAGTAAATGAAGCTGCTACAAACTTGAAATTACTTGAAAAGGGATTGTCTAAAGAAGATCTCTCCATCACTGTTTTGATCGATTTCCCCTTCGAAATGGTCTTTGGCTATTATGCTGGCCGTTGGTCTACTGGAAAGTCTCCTTTAAAGCCGTGGATCTTTGGCTTTGCTGGAAGATTGGTAGCAGCAGCTTTGGCTCAGGGTATTGTGTACTTCTTTCCTGAAGACGGTAAAATAAGCTCTTTCTACTTTCTTTTGGTGATTTTGCAGCACTTGTTAGGTTCGTTTATGTCGACTATCCAATTTGTTTCACTCTGTGCCTTCCACACCAAGATTGCAGATCCAGCTATCGGTGGAACCTACATGACTACGTTGAATACGTTGTCTAACTACGGTGGAACTTGGCCCAGATTAATCTTGCTATATTTGATTGACAAACTCACCATCGAAGAATGTAAAGTTCCTTCTGTCACAAACTCCTATTACATCACAGACGAAGATTTGAGACAACAGTGTAAATCGTCGGGCGGAAAATTGACTGTTTTGCGCGATGGCTATTACTATACCAATACCATCTGTGTAATCATTGGCATATTTACCTTGTTATGGGTAAAGAGAAAGACTACATACTTACAGAGTTTGCCTAACAGTGCTTGGAGGGTAAATAAGGATTAA